In one window of Microtus pennsylvanicus isolate mMicPen1 chromosome 2, mMicPen1.hap1, whole genome shotgun sequence DNA:
- the LOC142844170 gene encoding sperm motility kinase-like, producing MEEVRETLYCDKETFSSIYQMLTTLGRGTFATVKLAFHMPTVSYVAVKILANVNGDCARNNNEVDIMRSLVHPHIIRFLREVQTRDMTYLIMDYASKGDLLRQIHKPGGLQECEARRLFGQVVQAVKYCHDNCIVHRDIKANNILIDASGNAKLCDFGLAVRVVPGTKLKTFCGTLAYCAPELFGVEPYDGYASDVWNLGVLLYYMVARHLPFQASSSMGLKQQILAANFSVPHHVPLDIFNVIVEIFMIGPNRRPTISQILTRPMIRNSQARASIQSLPGTLSPSIVGTMAGEEIIECLEVQKFDQAMATYLSLQHQAPGGDCCHHQVKPTTPMEPGLAHLSHLRCPVADSLISSSPDSSKSFSPSKIGLCGSLTARAQTSCSLYHPHGADHNEAANDAEKLCSSLGTTLRVTPKGSSLGDTLLTTRQEEAISHGQPQDAGPASSQNQRRHRWKRVKKTLVNGFRHLCCCLPPAESNHASRENQAPQSGDPRGTHRTR from the coding sequence atggaggaggtcagagagacCCTCTACTGTGACAAGGAGACATTTAGCAGTATCTATCAAATGCTGACAACTCTGGGACGAGGAACTTTTGCCACAGTCAAACTGGCCTTTCACATGCCCACTGTCAGCTACGTGGCTGTGAAGATTCTGGCAAATGTGAATGGGGACTGCGCCCGGAACAACAATGAGGTTGATATAATGAGATCCCTCGTTCATCCGCATATAATCAGGTTCCTTCGGGAGGTGCAGACACGGGACATGACGTATCTCATAATGGATTACGCCTCCAAAGGGGACCTCTTGCGTCAGATTCACAAACCGGGAGGCTTACAGGAGTGCGAGGCTCGAAGGCTGTTTGGACAGGTAGTACAGGCAGTGAAGTACTGCCACGACAACTGTATCGTCCACAGGGACATTAAGGCAAATAACATCTTGATCGACGCCTCTGGAAATGCCAAGCTCTGTGATTTTGGCCTGGCAGTCAGAGTTGTCCCTGGGACAAAACTAAAGACTTTCTGCGGCACTCTGGCCTACTGTGCCCCGGAACTCTTCGGAGTGGAGCCATACGATGGCTATGCCAGCGATGTTTGGAACTTAGGCGTGCTCCTCTACTACATGGTGGCCAGGCACCTTCCGTTCCAAGCGAGCTCTTCTATGGGGTTGAAGCAGCAAATTTTGGCTGCAAACTTCAGCGTTCCTCATCATGTCCCACTTGATATTTTCAACGTAATCGTGGAAATCTTCATGATCGGCCCCAACAGGAGGCCCACCATCAGTCAAATCCTGACGCGCCCCATGATCAGGAACAGCCAGGCACGGGCATCCATCCAGAGTCTCCCAGGCACCCTGAGCCCTAGCATTGTCGGCACCATGGCAGGTGAAGAAATAATTGAGTGTCTAGAAGTCCAAAAATTTGATCAGGCGATGGCCACATACCTGAGTCTGCAACACCAGGCACCCGGGGGGGACTGCTGCCATCACCAGGTGAAACCCACAACACCCATGGAGCCAGGCCTTGCCCACCTATCCCACCTGCGCTGTCCTGTGGCTGATTCCCTCATTAGCAGCAGCCCGGACAGCAGCAAGAGTTTCTCTCCATCGAAGATTGGGTTGTGTGGCAGCCTGACGGCGAGGGcccagacatcctgctctctgtacCACCCTCATGGGGCAGACCACAATGAGGCTGCAAatgatgcagagaaactctgcagCTCGCTGGGGACGACTCTGCGTGTAACCCCCAAAGGCTCCTCCCTTGGGGACACACTGCTGACCACCAGACAGGAAGAGGCCATCAGCCATGGTCAGCCCCAGGATGCCGGGCCAGCTTCCTCCCAAAACCAGAGGCGTCACCGCTGGAAGAGGGTCAAGAAAACCCTTGTCAATGGCTTCCGACACCTATgttgctgcctgcctcctgcagagAGTAACCATGCCTCCCGTGAGAACCAGGCTCCACAGTCAGGGGATCCTAGAGGCACCCACAGAACCAGGTGA